The Centroberyx gerrardi isolate f3 chromosome 12, fCenGer3.hap1.cur.20231027, whole genome shotgun sequence genome has a window encoding:
- the deptor gene encoding DEP domain-containing mTOR-interacting protein, translating to MVLEGRAMDGIGNTMQKKAAELERMAEVLVTGEQLRLRLHEGKVIKDRRHHLRTYPNCFVAKELIDWLIEHKEASDRDTAIKIIQKLLDQSIIHHVCDEHREFKDMKLFYRFRKDDGTFPLDSEAKVFMRGQRIYEKLMNTENNLLQTREEEGGTFERTLVASEFVDWLLQEGEMATREEAEQLGRRLLEHGIIQHVTNKHHFVDGALLYQFRMNFRRRRRLIELLNERGRSIPESHDSPFCLRKQNSDGGNTSFLSVSPTKEIKVVVGARRSSMSSSCGSSGYYSSSPTLSSSPPVLCNPKSVLKRQVSPEELQTPGGPYIKKTFTIVGDAVGWGFVVRGNKPCHIQAVDPSGPAAAAGMKVCQFVVSVNGLNVLSLDYRTVSNLILTGPRTVVMEVMEEA from the exons atggTGCTTGAAGG cagagCGATGGACGGGATCGGCAACACCATGCAGAAGAAGGCTGCGGAGCTGGAGCGCATGGCCGAGGTGCTGGTCACCGGAGAACAGCTGAG GCTGCGTCTCCACGAGGGGAAGGTGATCAAGGATCGGAGGCACCACCTGAGAACTTACCCAAACTGCTTTGTGGCCAAGGAGCTCATTGACTGGCTGATCGAGCACAAGGAGGCTTCAGACCGAGACACGGCCATCAAGATCATACAGAAACTTCTAGACCAGAGTATCATTCACCACG tgtgtgacGAGCATCGGGAGTTCAAAGACATGAAGTTGTTCTACCGCTTCCGGAAGGATGACGGGACGTTCCCATTGGATAGTGAAGCCAAGGTCTTCATGAGGGGGCAGAGGATCTATGAGAA gTTGATGAACACGGAGAACAACCTATTACAGAcccgggaggaggagggcgggacgtTTGAGCGGACGCTGGTGGCTTCTGAGTTCGTCGACTGGCTGCTACAGGAGGGGGAGATGGCAACCAGGGAGGAGGCGGAGCAACTGGGACGGAGGCTCCTCGAACATGGCATCATCCAGCATG TGACCAACAAGCACCACTTTGTCGACGGGGCCCTGCTCTACCAGTTCAGGATGAACTTCCGTCGCCGGCGGCGATTGATTGAGCTTCTTAACGAGCGCGGCCGCAGCATCCCAGAGAGCCACGACAGCCCCTTCTGTCTGCGCAAGCAGAACTCAGACGGAGGCAACACCAGCTTCCTCTCAG tGAGTCCCACTAAAGAGATAAAGGTGGTGGTCGGCGCCCGTCGCAGCAGCATGAGCAGCAGCTGTGGCAGCAGCGGTTACTACAGCAGCAGTCCTACGCTCAGCAGCAGCCCACCTGTCCTCTGTAACCCCAAGTCTg TTCTGAAGAGACAAGTGAGTCCAGAGGAGCTACAGACACCAGGAGGACCCTATATAAAGAAGACATTCAct ATTGTAGGCGATGCAGTGGGCTGGGGCTTTGTGGTGCGAGGCAACAAACCCTGTCACATCCAGGCTGTGGACCCCAGTGgacctgctgctgccgccggCATGAAg